Below is a window of Pseudomonas sp. B21-040 DNA.
GTAGGCCTTGAGCGTGACATATTGGGTGCGTTGTACCTCACTAAATACCTGGTTCAGGAGTTGTGAAGCGGGGCGAGCGTTAGCCATGGTCAGTTTCCTTGGGTCGATAACTGCCCTGAACAGCCTGGCGAATTTGCCGGGCCGCCGGTTCGTACGAAGAGATTTGGCGCCTGAAGCCAATCACCGTCTACTGTCATAAATAACAGTTTAAATGACCACTCGTCGGGCAAAAGAGCTCAGGGTTCGGTGGGGGGCGCCAGCTCGATTTGGAAACGCTGGCTGTCCGCCCAATCAGATACCGTCGCGCCATCCGTACCGTCGGTGATGGTTTGCTTGAACCGGCACCATTGACCGCCAACAGGCAGCGACTGGCCCGCCCCGCCCTGCCAGCCTCCGCTACCGACGGGAAGGTTCGGTGCCCACACCTGATCCGGATTGAACCAGCTTGCGACTTGCCCCACGCCTGGCCTGCCCTTGCCCTTGAACCCGACCGGGTGGCTGACCCACTGGCCTGCCGCCGGTAGTTCGATGGAAGGCAGGTAAGTTCCCAACCTGACCTGCCGCTTCGGGGAGTCGACGGAATCGAAACCATCGCACGATGCCACGGCAGTCAGAGCGCAGAGGCCACCCGGTTGGTCGAATTCCATCGTCACCGACCAGGTGCGGTCCTCCAGCACCGGGTTTCGTCCCAGTACCGTGGTCGCGGCGCCATTCAGGCTCACCGTCACGGTATCCCCCGGCACGCCGAAACCAGAGATTACCCCCCTTCGACCGATGTGCTCGTCGCTGGCAGGGCTTTCAATGTACGGTGCCGCAGGGACGACGTTGTAGGGCAATGGCCGGCTGTCTCGGGAAGTCTGGTTGCCCTGGGTTTGCCTGGCCCGAATGGCCTTTTTCCCGACCGGCAATGTCACGTCGGCTTTCCAGCGACCATCGGCCTGGACCGGAATATTGGTGAGCAACGGCTCGGCAACGCCGTCCAGCCAAACCGACACTTGAGCGCCCGGCATGGCCCAGCCTTCAATCGTCGACGTACGCGGCAGGTCACCGTTTTCAATCGGCACGGTAATGATCGGCGGCGTCAGTACCACGTTGAAAACGCGCACGTCACTGTGCACGGACTCCTGCTGATTGAGTGTCTGTTGCGCATCAACGGCGTACTCACGAAACTCCAGCGCGGTGAGGTCGATCGACCACTCGCCGTCGGCGGCCAGTACTTTGGGAGCGCCCAGATTTCTACCGAACTGAGCATCACGCAGTTGCATCGAGGCGCCCTTCATACCCGCCAGCCCTTGAACGGTGAGGTCACGGCCAACCTCGGCATTTTCTTGCGGGGCGGTGATCTGCGGTTTAACCATGGGTAGCTTGACCGTGAAGGTTTTCGCTACTGACGGTGACGTTTGCTGCGCAGCGGTCTGAGTGACCGTGACGGTGTGGGTCACCCCGGTGGTAAAGGGCGTGCCCCGCTGAAAGGTCCAATTGTCGCCGACAACGGTGGCAGTGTGCACGGTGGAGCTGCCGCTGAAAGTGAGGCTGACCACTGCTCCCGGCCAACATTTGCCGCTAAAGCGCGGCGAAAGCCCATCCTCCACGGGATCGTTAACATCCGGTGCCAGAGGTGCGATCGTGACTACTAGAGTGACCCAAGCTGACGTCTGCCCGTTCAAGGTTTGCCGGATATGCACTTCCCGACGGCCCGTCGGCCCCCATACCTGAGACGCCCGGCTCGACCACCGACCGTCGGTCACAAGGGCATCGGGCGCTACCATCGAACTACCGCCCGGGTCGTAAAGTTTCACCGTCGCGCCGTTGTAGCCTTTGCCGGAGAAGGTCGGCTGGTAAACCGCCGTGTAGGTCACATCACTTAGATCGGGAAGCACCCGGCTGAAAGTGAATGTGTAGGGCAGTGACTCGATCCAGCCACCGGCATTGTCAGGCACCTTCTGAATCGCCCTCAGGCTGTAGGTGCCGAACGGCCAGTTCGTCGCGGTGGTTTCCCATTTGTCAGCGGTGACCACAACAGCGGGTGGGGCCGTTCCATTGGGGCCGCTGACGATAGAGATCTCGACCGTGGCGCCGATGTGGCCGGTACCTGAGAACTTCACTGAGGTCTCGTTTGGCAATGTAGAAGCGATAGCGGCCAACGCTGGAGGACGGACTTTGACTGCTCGAGCCGGGCTTACAACAGAAGGGGCGTCGCCAATGATCTGTCGCGCGACCATCGAAAACGCACCCACCGGAATCCCGTTGTCGAAAGCCGTAATCCTCCACTGACCGTCTGTCCCGGCAGTGCCCTGTCCGATCTTGAAGGAATGTGCGAGGTCTTTGAGTACCTCGACAATAGCGCCCGGATAAGCGTTATCGCCAGATATCGCCCCCCGTGGTTCGATAAATGCGCCGTCTGTCGGAATCGAGATTCTGGGCCCGCCGACTAAAAGGAATGATCGCATCACAGACCAGTCATTTAGATCCCGATGCCGCACCTGCATCTCAACCGTGCCGCCATTGGGGTAGTTCGCTTGGTTGAATGTAGTCTCCCATGAACCATTGGATTGAACCTTCGCTTGCCCATGCAAATAACCTCCACCGGGGGACATGATGTCAACATCTTTACCGGGAATGCCCCGCCCCTTTAACGAAATCTGGTTGCCGGCCAGTACTACCTCACCCTGCCGTGGGGAGTCGATGACTGGGGCCACCGGAGTTACCAAACTGACAGTGACCGAGTTGGAGTTGGCGGAAAAATCATTCCCTATTTTTTGCTTTGCGTAAAACGTTAAAGGCTGAGTCTCACTAGGAAGTGTGACGGTTGCGTCCCAAGCACCTCCGGCCCTAATAGTTGCAGTACTCAGAAGCGTGTTTCCACTTGCGTTATGCAGGGTTACCGTTCCTCCACCCAATACACCACCGCTTCCTGTGACGGCAAACTGCTTGCTCGGCAATGTACCGGAGGGTGGCGAGGCAATAACGACAGGAGGGACATGAAGTTTAAAATGAACAATCGTTGTACCAGCCGAACCCTGGGCAACTTCAAATCTGTAATCACCTGGCGTAAGTGATCCAGACAGCACGGCCGACCATAGACTACCTTGCTGAGTCGCCACTTTTTCTTTTACCGGATTCTGACCTGTGCTTGTATACAGACGTGCAACAATGGTCCCCGAAGTACTTGATGTGCCAGAGGTAGCAATATCGAAATTCGACACATACGCATTCGCGCTTGGAACTTCAATAACGGGACCGGCAACCACTGAATTCTCTAAGTTATCCATGATGACCAGCAGCTCCTGAACCTATCAAGTATTTGTTTGTGAGGCCCGCGACGGCCTCGGCCGTTGTGCCCTGATCTAATACAGCATCAAAGCACATACTTCACAGATACATCCCCCCACAGAGTGGGATCGCCAGAGTTATCGCGATCATAGATATATTTAACTTGGATAACATCTTCTTTGGGACTTGAGCTTTCATACGTTTTGCGCTCGGTAATATCGTGCCATTCGCCATCCTGGTTTGCTTTACCAGTCAAATGCTTGAACTTATCAAGTCCGGCAATAGCTAAAAACAGATCTCCGTTGGTTTGACCATTCGCCGTCACTTGGTATTGCACTGTTTCCACGTTGAATTCTTTCCCTGATTTCGTCCACCAGTATATAACCGTAAGTTTCGCTTTCCTGAAGTCAGCCTCCGCTACCACAGTCGTTGTATAGGTCTCTTCCGAATCAATCCATTTATCTTTCGGTAGTAACTTTGCAGGCTTAATTTCCACAGCACAATTATTGCAATCAGGACCTTTCCAGTTATCGTCTTTTTCATTACTCACAATAATCACCTTAAAATTAGTTAACACATGAGTAGTACTCAAACTGCACCACCCGACCCCATGTAGTTAAACGTAAGCACCACGGTCTGCCCACCTGTAAAATCTGACAGTTCAGACGAACGGTAAATACGCTTCAATTTTGGTTCTTTTAGATGTCAGATAGTTATTGTGGCGCCCGCGCGAGCAAGCTCGCTCCCTGTGTACAACACAGATTCAGCTTGCTCGCGGAAGGAATAGCGAAGCTGCGGTAACCTTCAGGCAGACGCCGGCAACGGCTGAAAACTGAAGTATTGCTGTAACGCACTTACCAGTTGCCCATATTCCGGCGGTGCCCGTTGCAGGCTGAAACCGGCGTCATAGTGGTGAGGGGTCGCGTCTTCGTGGCACCACAGGCAACACGCCCGAAAATCGATGACTTGCAGGCAACCGTTGCAACCGGGGATTTTCAGGCGTAAATCGAAATCGGCGCCAATCATCATTGGCAACTGGCTGATCAACATCAGCCCGTCGGCAGAGACATTGCCCAGAAACCCGATGGGTTTGTCAGTGACACTGTTGAACACTTTCAGGAAATACGGCAGTTGATGCCGCTCGATACGGCGGTTGGTAAACATGCGCAATTCGCCCAGCAAGGCCCTTAAGCAGAGCCGCACTACTGCTTCGGAACGGGCCTGCGTGACTTGTTTAGAGGTAGGCGCGCTCTCCCCGCTTCCGGTGCGACAGTCCACACAATGCTGACGCTCACTGCTGCCGGTCACAGGCATGACCTCGGTTCAGAGGCAAGGGCTCTGAAACCGATCTATTGGACTATAGCTCACCGCCACCGGTGAGCCAGCCGTTGCAGACAACTGCAATCAGTAAGTCGGGCGCGGGGCCGCTGCGCTGCGGATCGGGTAATGGCCCGTGCTCTGCAGGGTTTCCAGACGGGCGCGGGCGCGGTAGGCGTATTCGCTTTGCGGGTAGGTCGCGATGATGAACTCGTAAGTCTGCGCCGCATCGACGAACAGCATCTGCCGTTCCAGGCACTGGCCACGCATCATCGAGACTTCCGGCCACACATAAGGCCGCACGCGACTGGAGCGCTCGACTTTCGACAACTCGAGCATCACCTGCTCGCAATTGCCACGGTCATAGGCGCTGTAGGCGAGATTCAAATGATGGTTCATGGACCAACGGGCGCAGCCCGTCACACTGAGGGCAAGGACGGCAATGAGCGCAAATCGCATGGGGGGTTCTCCTGTCTTGAGCCCTGTATCGACCCGTTGAGTAAAAACTTCAGGCTGCCTGCACCAAAAGCATTCGCCTGGAGATAAAAGCGACGAACAAGATCTTTATAAAAAGTAGTGCAAACGAACAATGACTACACCCCTAGAGCATAGTAGCCTCACTCAGCGCTTGAACTCAGGAGTCTTTGCATGTCCGTCCGTCGTACCAAAATCGTCGCTACCCTTGGCCCGGCCAGTAACTCGCCGGAAGTTCTCGAACAGCTGATTCTGGCTGGCCTGGACGTCGCCCGCCTGAACTTCTCCCACGGCACCCCCGACGAGCACAAGGCTCGTGCGAAGCTGGTGCGTGACCTCGCCGCCAAGCACGGCCGCTTCGTGGCCCTGCTGGGTGATCTGCAAGGCCCGAAAATCCGTATCGCCAAATTCGCCAACAAGAAGATCGAGCTGAAGATCGGTGATCAGTTCACCTTCTCCACCAGCCATCCTCTGACCGAAGGCAACCAGCAAGTGGTCGGCATCGACTACCCGGACCTGGTCAAAGACTGCGGCGTGGGCGACGAGCTGCTGCTCGACGACGGCCGCGTGGTAATGCGCGTCGATACCGCCACCGCCACCGAACTGAACTGCACCGTGCTGATCGGCGGCCCGCTGTCCGACCATAAAGGCATCAACCGTCGCGGTGGTGGCCTGACGGCTCCGGCCCTGACCGAGAAAGACAAGGCCGACATCAAGCTCGCCGCCGAGATGGAAGTCGATTACCTCGCCGTGTCCTTCCCGCGTGACGCTGCCGACATGGAATACGCCCGTCAACTGCGTGACGAGGCCGGCGGTACTGCCTGGCTGGTGGCGAAGATCGAACGCGCCGAAGCCGTGGCCGACGACGAAACCCTCGACGCGCTGATCCAGGCGTCCGACGCCGTGATGGTTGCCCGTGGTGAC
It encodes the following:
- a CDS encoding PilZ domain-containing protein, which translates into the protein MFTNRRIERHQLPYFLKVFNSVTDKPIGFLGNVSADGLMLISQLPMMIGADFDLRLKIPGCNGCLQVIDFRACCLWCHEDATPHHYDAGFSLQRAPPEYGQLVSALQQYFSFQPLPASA
- a CDS encoding tol-pal system YbgF family protein — protein: MRFALIAVLALSVTGCARWSMNHHLNLAYSAYDRGNCEQVMLELSKVERSSRVRPYVWPEVSMMRGQCLERQMLFVDAAQTYEFIIATYPQSEYAYRARARLETLQSTGHYPIRSAAAPRPTY
- the pyk gene encoding pyruvate kinase yields the protein MSVRRTKIVATLGPASNSPEVLEQLILAGLDVARLNFSHGTPDEHKARAKLVRDLAAKHGRFVALLGDLQGPKIRIAKFANKKIELKIGDQFTFSTSHPLTEGNQQVVGIDYPDLVKDCGVGDELLLDDGRVVMRVDTATATELNCTVLIGGPLSDHKGINRRGGGLTAPALTEKDKADIKLAAEMEVDYLAVSFPRDAADMEYARQLRDEAGGTAWLVAKIERAEAVADDETLDALIQASDAVMVARGDLGVEIGDAELVGIQKKIILHARRHNKAVIVATQMMESMIQNPMPTRAEVSDVANAVLDYTDAVMLSAESAAGLYPLEAVQAMARICVGAEKHPTSKTSSHRIGKVFESCDQSIALAAMYTANHFPGVKAIIALTESGYTPLIMSRIRSSVPIYAFSPHRETQARAAMFRGVYTVPFDPASLPPEQVSQAAIDELLKRGVVEKGDWVILTKGDSYHTIGGTNGMKILHVGDPMV